The Juglans regia cultivar Chandler chromosome 1, Walnut 2.0, whole genome shotgun sequence nucleotide sequence GCTCCATTTGCAGCTGGCGCTGCACATTCTCACGTGCTGTGCCAAGCTGTAAAATGGTTCTGGAATTGTTGTTAAAAATCTTTCGGGCTTGggcttttttctattttatctgtCAATCAACCCATGATAACGGATACACGTATGAAGTTATTCtcatagttttaacttttaacttctATGAGTTTCCATCGTTGCAtgtactatttattattatatttttttgtgtttttatgtttaatatttttaattatttatggcATGTCTCGGTGTGTGTTGTTAggaatttttcaatattttgaaaTCTAAAGTGAGTGCTAAGATTTTTAACTAAGGTTGGATTcagatattgaattgaaatgaaatgacttcaaataaaaattaaaagttaaaagttaaataaaatattattttttaatattattattatattaaaatttgaaaagattgaattctttattatattttatatttaaatttaagaaaattataataatgagatgtgatgagatgagatgaaatattttcactataaaCAGGACCTAAGTTCTAAATAATTATGTACAAATTTTAATAGATTgcaatttatatttacaaataaatgtaaaaaacacaTCACATAAttgaatttgatttataaaaaatattattaattagattcttttaaaaataaaatattggtgCATCAACATATCTTCCATGTCAATTTGTACATAGCATATATATTagtcataatttaatttgtaatatttaaatttaaattttatcttttaaattaaattttgagacGTAAATAATATCAAGATTAAAAatcttcaaatataattattaaaaaatatgtcgTTAGCACCAAATTTGAGTAGCAAAAGTGCAAAACTCATGCTAGTAGTCATGGGGCTTTATTCTAGAAGTGAGCAGCGGGGGCCGCTCCCGCTGCCCCGCCACGCCCCGCTTCCGCTCTGCCCCGCGTGGCTTAATACGCGAAGGACTTGGTGTCGTTTAGTTACCAAACAATTGAACTGGAATCAAACCAAAGTTAACCCGCCTCCCAGTTCCTGATCAGATTCACGAGCCCCTCCCCCCATCTTCTCGCGCACTCTCACAGGCTGAGACAATGGAAAACGAAGAAGCACGCTCAACCTCAATCTCAAGCCAAGCCCTAGGCTCAACCCTCCACAAAAAGCACCTCTCGATGCTCGAGCGCCTCTCCAACCGCGAACAAATTCGCCTCGACAACTCACTCGCCCGCCGATCGGACTCCGACTCCCACTCTAACTTGCCGTCGTCTTCTACCGCCTTCCTCTCCCGCTTCTCCGACTCCAAGCGCTCCATAGAGTCTCGAATCGCCCAGTCCCGACTCGACCATCCCACCGACCCGAGTCAAGTCAGATCCCTCCTCGACAATATCTCTGCCTCCATCTCCGACCTCGAGAAGCTCGTCGCCGAGAGCTCCTACTTTTTGCCTTCCTACGAGGTCCGTTCCTCACTTAAAACCATTTCCGACCTCAAACAAGCCCTCGAGACGCTGAATTCCGAGCTGATCCCCAGAAAGAAATTCACTTTCAAGAACAAATCCGCCAAGAAAGATCCAACCGCCGAACCCAACGAAACCACGCCCGAAAACCCTGAATCTGTTTCAACTAAACACGTGAATTTGAGTTTCCCGGTTAGGGATTCCCCGGGGTTTAGAAACAAAAAGGGTGAGATTTTGGTTATGAATTTCAAGGGTTCGGACATTGGAGAATTCACGGTTTCGGATCTCGATTCTTGCGAAGTGAGATTGACTGGTTCCGTGAGAGCATTATTTATCCATAGGCTGAGCAATTGTAGGGTCTATGTTGGGCCGGTAACGGGTTCGATTCTGATTGATGAAGCCGACGGGTGTGTGTTCGTGATGGCATCGCATCAAATTCGTATTCATAATGCCAAGGGTTGCGATTTTTACTTGAGAGTGAGGAGTAGGCCGATAATTGAGGATACTAGCGGCGTGAGGTTTGCGCCATATTGTTTGAACTATGAGGGTGTTGAGGAGGATCTGAGGGGTGCGAGTCTCGATGAGGAGACAGGGAACTGGGCCAATGTGGATGATTTCCGGTGGTTGCGTGCAGTGCAGTCGCCCAACTGGTCGGTTTTACCGGAGAACGAGAGGTATGAGGTGGTTAACATTTCAACTTTGGGAGGTGGAACTGACGGCAATTAACTTTGTTTCGTCCTCTTGATTTTAGCGTCTATTCGAAAgtttctatctatttttttttggttaaggAGCACGTTGAGCTATTCAAATTTGAGGTAACGTTCTTTG carries:
- the LOC109010614 gene encoding tubulin-folding cofactor C, with product MENEEARSTSISSQALGSTLHKKHLSMLERLSNREQIRLDNSLARRSDSDSHSNLPSSSTAFLSRFSDSKRSIESRIAQSRLDHPTDPSQVRSLLDNISASISDLEKLVAESSYFLPSYEVRSSLKTISDLKQALETLNSELIPRKKFTFKNKSAKKDPTAEPNETTPENPESVSTKHVNLSFPVRDSPGFRNKKGEILVMNFKGSDIGEFTVSDLDSCEVRLTGSVRALFIHRLSNCRVYVGPVTGSILIDEADGCVFVMASHQIRIHNAKGCDFYLRVRSRPIIEDTSGVRFAPYCLNYEGVEEDLRGASLDEETGNWANVDDFRWLRAVQSPNWSVLPENERYEVVNISTLGGGTDGN